A region of the Dermacentor albipictus isolate Rhodes 1998 colony chromosome 4, USDA_Dalb.pri_finalv2, whole genome shotgun sequence genome:
TTAAAcacctaatttaaccacccgattcatggccgatcctgcattgtgggtatgtgccacagccactcaggAGGACAACAACGCCAATCTTGTTGACATGTTCGACGCCGGCGAATCGGAGGAATTGACTAACGAGGAAATATGTGAGCGGTTTACAACTTTTGTATGCTTCTTGCCGTCATTCGTGCTTTCCTTTCACGGAATTACGGGCTTCCCCTGCAGGTGCCCGCACATCTGCGGCCACAGATGCGCACCGTTGCTCAGAATACATTGGATAACGAAGTTTCTGCTCCCAGATAGGAAAGTTCAGGTTAATTGCAACGTTTACTGCCGTTTTCTTGCTGGCTGCCTTGCGCGCGATTAGCTGCATACGCGTCACGAATCCTCGACCTGTTCGTCTAAAGCAAACGAAGACTTGATGTTTGCTCTGCACCATCACCAGGAcaccctttttttcctttttcaggcGAACTTTCTATTCATTCAAGAGGAATCACACGACCCACCCCTTATTTGAATGTTAACCGTAAACATGATAAACGCAGGGTACCTTGCGGCCCGTTGCTTTGATAGGTCAACAGGACCATTGCACCATTTAAACTATTATTATGCTGAATTTGAAAATAATCAGCACTGAATATTGAAGTGAATAGGCACACATACGCCAGTAGAATACAGTGtatgtttatttacagaaaccACGTCATGTGAGTCAGTGCGTCTCCACAATTACAGAATTCCGCAACTAAACTTTGTCCTTCGAAGTATGCTTAGTGGATCATTTCACTTCCTGTTTCTTATGCAGCATGGCCTTCTTCATGCTGGAGCACAGAGATGGTGGCACCCACGGACGCAGAGCTCATGGCGCTGCAAGATTGGTCAGCTGGCATGTGCCCAAGGACCCGTGCAGGTGATGGCGCGTACGAAGAGGAGCAGATCGGCGATGAAAAATGGGAAGGACAGCCATCAACCAAGGTGCGAAGCTCTGACCCTGTACGACAGAGGGACACAAGGCTACAGGACAATATAAACATCGGCGTTTCACCTGTCAAAACAGCGAACTCGttattaggcacgccatagtgggaaaCTCCGgttaaattttgaccacctgaagttctttaacttgcacccaatgcacggttcCCGGGcattgtcgcatttcgcccccatcgaaatgggggcTGCCGTGGCCCGGATTGGATCACGTGACCTCATGCTTGAAGGCTTATAGAACGTGGTTGGATAAAACATAAACGCCAGATCTCTTATCAACAATGTATGAAAAATTCTCTTACTGGAAAAGACTCCATGCGATTGTTTCGATGCCTTACCATGTACCAATATATCTGCGTTACATGTCAATCTACGGGGCTCGCAGGAATTGCATTAGATTGATTGTATTACGCTATGCAATCGGCAATTTTTTTATGTCACCTTTGTAATTAGCAGGAGGCATGGCTGTGCCAGGGGGCGATACTAAAGCCCGTCTGCGACTTAGGTTCCTAGTTTATA
Encoded here:
- the LOC139059143 gene encoding uncharacterized protein: MADPALWVCATATQEDNNANLVDMFDAGESEELTNEEISWPSSCWSTEMVAPTDAELMALQDWSAGMCPRTRAGDGAYEEEQIGDEKWEGQPSTKPSWLTVVPPLVIWSLIAISTSTVVVFAQLESRGARSSPQPKESARMAAENFTVPRLLHEADVNESFSVDGADRDEDNENFTVANAEPWLRK